In Saccharothrix syringae, the following are encoded in one genomic region:
- a CDS encoding ADP-ribosylglycohydrolase family protein, translating into MPREPMNVVDRGAACLLGGALGDALGAPVQYLGWADIQRDHGPEGVLEPPRPALVTDDTQLTLFTADGYLRAWVRGRNTGEWDPVGVVWDSYRRWLVTQQVAAPDPGATGLVADERLYSSRSPGLTCLRALAADAPPTPEEPHNESSGCNGVTRTAPAGFAPSAEIAYDLGCRFAALTHGGTGGWVSGGAFALLIHLLAVRGRPFREAVDQVIGRVLRSDPYTANTLNRAVVFAEEHREMGFDSVRVDRLGSGWTGPEALAIAVHTVLVYPKRSQFVDALRAAANHSGGSDATAALTGNILGAVHGTAALPRDWLANLELVDLLTQLGSDLGRSVVGLDFDHHRYA; encoded by the coding sequence GTGCCGCGCGAGCCGATGAACGTGGTCGACCGTGGCGCCGCGTGCCTGCTGGGCGGTGCGCTCGGCGACGCGCTGGGTGCGCCCGTCCAGTACCTGGGCTGGGCCGACATCCAGCGCGACCACGGCCCCGAGGGCGTGCTGGAGCCGCCGCGCCCGGCCCTGGTGACGGACGACACGCAGCTGACGCTGTTCACCGCCGACGGCTACCTGCGGGCGTGGGTGCGCGGCCGCAACACCGGCGAGTGGGACCCGGTGGGGGTGGTCTGGGACAGCTACCGGCGGTGGCTGGTGACCCAGCAGGTCGCCGCGCCGGACCCCGGCGCGACCGGCCTGGTCGCCGACGAGCGGCTGTACTCCAGCCGGTCGCCGGGCCTGACCTGCCTGCGCGCGCTGGCCGCGGACGCGCCGCCGACGCCGGAGGAGCCGCACAACGAGTCGTCCGGCTGCAACGGCGTGACGCGCACCGCGCCCGCCGGGTTCGCGCCGAGCGCGGAGATCGCCTACGACCTGGGCTGCCGGTTCGCCGCGCTGACCCACGGCGGCACCGGCGGCTGGGTGTCCGGCGGGGCGTTCGCGCTGCTGATCCACCTGCTGGCGGTGCGCGGGCGGCCGTTCCGGGAGGCCGTGGACCAGGTCATCGGGCGGGTGCTGCGCAGCGACCCCTACACCGCGAACACGCTCAACCGGGCCGTGGTGTTCGCCGAGGAGCACCGGGAGATGGGCTTCGACTCGGTGCGGGTCGACCGGCTGGGCAGCGGGTGGACCGGGCCGGAGGCGCTGGCGATCGCCGTGCACACGGTGCTGGTGTACCCGAAGCGGTCGCAGTTCGTGGACGCGCTGCGGGCGGCCGCGAACCACTCCGGCGGCAGCGACGCCACGGCCGCGCTGACCGGCAACATCCTGGGCGCGGTGCACGGCACCGCGGCGCTGCCGCGGGACTGGCTGGCCAACCTGGAACTGGTGGACCTGCTCACCCAGCTCGGCTCGGACCTGGGCCGCTCGGTGGTGGGCCTGGACTTCGACCACCACCGGTACGCGTGA
- a CDS encoding response regulator transcription factor: MDKGNPVRLLVVDDEPHIADLVATVARYEGWQAVTAGSGESALRTASEFHPDIVVLDLMLPDLDGFTVLDRLRSAGAMVPVVFLTARDGTADRVAGLTRGGDDYLVKPFSVEELMARLRAVLRRSTGPSWKRSVLRVADLVMDEDTREVRRGGRLVTLTPTEYELLRYLMRRSPTVLTKAQILDHVWEYDFGGRSNVVELVVSHLRRKLDLGGEPLIHTVRGVGYVLRRAAE, from the coding sequence GTGGACAAGGGCAACCCGGTTCGACTGCTCGTGGTGGACGACGAGCCGCACATCGCCGACCTGGTCGCGACGGTCGCGCGGTACGAGGGCTGGCAGGCCGTCACCGCGGGCAGCGGCGAGTCCGCGCTCAGGACCGCGTCCGAGTTCCACCCCGACATCGTGGTGCTCGACCTGATGCTGCCCGACCTGGACGGCTTCACCGTGCTCGACCGGCTGCGGTCGGCGGGCGCGATGGTGCCGGTGGTGTTCCTGACCGCCCGCGACGGCACCGCCGACCGGGTCGCGGGCCTGACCCGCGGCGGCGACGACTACCTGGTCAAGCCGTTCTCGGTGGAGGAGCTGATGGCGCGGCTGCGGGCCGTGCTGCGGCGGTCGACCGGGCCGAGCTGGAAGCGGTCGGTGCTCCGGGTCGCGGACCTGGTGATGGACGAGGACACCCGCGAGGTGCGGCGGGGCGGGCGGCTGGTCACGCTCACGCCGACCGAGTACGAGCTGCTGCGGTACCTGATGCGCCGGTCGCCGACCGTGCTGACCAAGGCGCAGATCCTCGACCACGTGTGGGAGTACGACTTCGGCGGCCGGTCCAACGTGGTGGAGCTGGTCGTGTCGCACCTGCGGCGCAAGCTCGACCTCGGCGGCGAGCCGCTGATCCACACCGTGCGCGGCGTCGGCTACGTGCTGCGGCGGGCGGCTGAGTGA
- a CDS encoding ferredoxin reductase family protein has translation MTTARPPAPPAARPRVVARTGLAAVLVGNAAVVLVLFARAGFSANALVLLGRLTGLLGALLMAFQLLLVARLPWLDRRLGMDRLTSWHRWVGFSLLWLLVAHAVFTTSGYAAQSSLPPVDELVSLATTVEGVLRAVVALVLLVGVGVASARAARRRLAYETWHFVHLYTYLAVVLAFAHQVAVGTTFTASPLATAYWWALWGCALGAVLVGRVALPLWRNARHRLRVAAVVPESDDVVSVHVTGRDLDRLPARAGQFFLWRFLTRDRWWQANPFSLSAAPDGRSLRLTAKALGDGSASLRSLRVGTRVFAEGPYGAFTAMHRTRPNALLVAGGAGITPVRALLEELTGHVVLVYRVTRERDAVLLDELRGLAHARGAELHVVTGPSAAEPLGPRALGALVPDARDRDVFVCGPPGMTAAVLRSARELGVPGHQVHAERFGLTG, from the coding sequence GTGACGACCGCCCGACCGCCCGCACCGCCGGCCGCCCGCCCGCGGGTGGTGGCCCGGACCGGCCTGGCCGCCGTGCTGGTCGGGAACGCCGCCGTGGTGCTGGTGCTGTTCGCGCGCGCCGGGTTCTCGGCCAACGCGCTGGTCCTGCTCGGCAGGCTCACCGGCCTGCTCGGCGCGCTGCTGATGGCGTTCCAGCTGCTGCTGGTCGCCCGGCTGCCGTGGCTGGACCGGCGGCTGGGCATGGACCGGCTCACCTCGTGGCACCGGTGGGTCGGCTTTTCGCTGCTGTGGCTGCTGGTGGCGCACGCGGTGTTCACCACGTCCGGCTACGCCGCCCAGTCGTCGCTGCCGCCGGTGGACGAGCTGGTGTCGCTGGCCACCACGGTCGAGGGCGTGCTGCGGGCGGTGGTGGCGCTGGTGCTGCTCGTCGGGGTGGGCGTCGCGTCCGCGCGGGCCGCCCGGCGCCGGCTGGCCTACGAGACCTGGCACTTCGTCCACCTCTACACCTACCTGGCCGTGGTGCTGGCGTTCGCGCACCAGGTGGCGGTCGGCACGACGTTCACCGCGTCGCCGCTCGCCACCGCCTACTGGTGGGCGCTGTGGGGGTGCGCCCTGGGCGCGGTGCTCGTCGGCCGGGTGGCGCTGCCGCTGTGGCGCAACGCCCGGCACCGGCTGCGGGTGGCGGCGGTGGTGCCCGAGTCGGACGACGTGGTGTCGGTCCACGTCACCGGGCGCGACCTGGACCGGCTGCCCGCCCGCGCGGGGCAGTTCTTCCTGTGGCGGTTCCTGACCCGGGACCGGTGGTGGCAGGCCAACCCGTTCTCGCTGTCCGCGGCCCCGGACGGCCGGTCGCTGCGGCTGACCGCCAAGGCCCTCGGCGACGGCAGCGCCTCGCTGAGGTCGCTGCGGGTGGGCACGCGCGTGTTCGCCGAGGGACCCTACGGCGCGTTCACCGCGATGCACCGGACCAGGCCGAACGCGCTGCTGGTGGCCGGCGGCGCCGGCATCACCCCGGTCCGGGCGCTGCTGGAGGAGCTGACCGGGCACGTCGTGCTGGTCTACCGGGTGACCCGGGAGCGGGACGCGGTGCTGCTCGACGAGCTGCGCGGGCTGGCGCACGCGCGGGGGGCCGAGCTGCACGTGGTGACCGGGCCGTCCGCCGCCGAGCCGCTGGGCCCGCGGGCCCTGGGCGCGCTGGTGCCCGACGCGCGGGACCGGGACGTGTTCGTGTGCGGGCCGCCCGGGATGACCGCCGCGGTGCTGCGCAGCGCGCGCGAGCTGGGCGTGCCGGGGCACCAGGTGCACGCCGAGCGCTTCGGCCTGACCGGTTGA
- a CDS encoding TetR/AcrR family transcriptional regulator C-terminal domain-containing protein, which yields MALGREAIVRAALDLLDEAGLDGLTLRRLADRLDVRAPALYWHVRNKAELLEAVAARVFADALADLEAPRRGEPWPDWLADTAHRLRRAALSHRDGARVLAGAYLAHALGRPTELALRVLCDAGFSPREAARGLTAVYAYVQGFTLEEQATAAIRQVDAERYPLTAAARADLSDHDTHFDHGLRLLLSGLRLSRLGRTGPG from the coding sequence GTGGCGTTGGGCAGGGAGGCGATCGTGCGCGCGGCGCTCGATCTGTTGGACGAGGCGGGCCTCGACGGGCTGACGCTGCGCCGCCTGGCGGACCGGCTCGACGTGCGGGCGCCCGCGCTCTACTGGCACGTGCGGAACAAGGCCGAGCTGCTGGAGGCGGTGGCGGCGCGGGTCTTCGCCGACGCCCTGGCGGACCTGGAGGCGCCGCGGCGGGGCGAGCCCTGGCCGGACTGGCTGGCCGACACGGCCCACCGCCTGCGCCGCGCGGCGCTGTCCCACCGCGACGGCGCGCGCGTGCTGGCGGGCGCCTACCTGGCCCACGCGCTCGGCCGCCCGACCGAACTGGCGCTGCGGGTTTTGTGCGACGCGGGCTTCTCCCCCCGCGAGGCGGCCCGCGGCCTCACCGCGGTCTACGCGTACGTGCAGGGGTTCACGCTGGAGGAGCAGGCGACCGCGGCGATCCGCCAGGTGGACGCGGAGCGCTACCCGCTGACCGCCGCCGCGCGGGCCGACCTGTCCGACCACGACACCCACTTCGACCACGGCCTGCGGCTGCTGCTGTCGGGACTGCGCCTGTCACGGCTGGGGCGAACCGGGCCGGGGTGA
- a CDS encoding sensor histidine kinase: protein MTRRVRWRRLGLGTRLALGLGVLALAVFAAVGTVMVQSMKSYLDDRFDDQMAARQSSLEKEYERNNGLKSSGYGWYSVVFEVRDGQARPKGTADLPGDLSEFTEVALEVTESGTEHYRTGYVEGEGTYRLRGCPIGDGVVLVSAASMNDVTTTVRQLVLVEVATFLLALVAFVVIGRAVLRRGLQPLSDMARTAHDITSHDLTDSARLPVRAEGDDGGVEVEELRTAFNTMLEHIDTSLAARAAAEQRLRRFIADASHELRTPLTSIRGYADLFRYAAANAPGEREAHLEKLRSEAARMSVLLDDLLLLARLDSGEVEAPLRIADGDLVALAREAADAFRAARPTHPLEVTAPTGPVRLAFDPVRLRQVVDNLLTNAAVHTPPGTAVSLAVAAEPRWAVLRVGDSGPGIPAADQARVFDRFYRVDDSRTRDRGGSGLGLAVVHSLVVAHGGTVVLDSRPGSTTFEVRLPR from the coding sequence GTGACGCGCCGGGTGCGGTGGCGGCGCCTGGGCCTGGGCACGCGCCTCGCCCTGGGCCTGGGCGTGCTGGCGCTGGCGGTGTTCGCGGCGGTCGGCACGGTGATGGTCCAGAGCATGAAGTCGTACCTGGACGACCGGTTCGACGACCAGATGGCCGCCCGGCAGTCCTCGCTGGAGAAGGAGTACGAGCGCAACAACGGCCTCAAGAGCTCCGGCTACGGCTGGTACTCGGTGGTGTTCGAGGTGCGCGACGGCCAGGCGCGGCCCAAGGGCACCGCCGACCTGCCGGGCGACCTGTCCGAGTTCACCGAGGTGGCGCTGGAGGTCACCGAGAGCGGCACGGAGCACTACCGGACCGGGTACGTCGAGGGCGAGGGCACCTACCGGCTGCGCGGCTGCCCGATCGGCGACGGCGTGGTGCTGGTCAGCGCGGCGTCGATGAACGACGTCACCACCACGGTGCGCCAGCTCGTGCTCGTGGAGGTGGCCACGTTCCTGCTCGCGCTGGTGGCGTTCGTGGTGATCGGGCGGGCGGTGCTGCGGCGCGGGCTCCAGCCGCTGAGCGACATGGCGCGCACCGCGCACGACATCACCTCGCACGACCTGACCGACTCGGCGCGGCTGCCGGTGCGCGCGGAGGGCGACGACGGCGGCGTCGAGGTCGAGGAGCTGCGCACCGCGTTCAACACGATGCTGGAGCACATCGACACGTCCCTGGCCGCCCGCGCCGCCGCCGAGCAGCGGTTGCGGCGGTTCATCGCGGACGCCTCGCACGAGCTGCGCACCCCGCTGACCTCCATCCGGGGCTACGCGGACCTGTTCCGGTACGCGGCGGCCAACGCGCCGGGCGAGCGCGAGGCCCACCTGGAGAAGCTGCGCTCGGAGGCGGCGCGGATGAGCGTGCTGCTCGACGACCTGTTGCTGCTGGCCCGGCTCGACTCCGGCGAGGTGGAGGCACCGCTGCGGATCGCCGACGGCGACCTGGTGGCGCTGGCGCGCGAGGCGGCGGACGCGTTCCGCGCGGCCCGCCCGACGCACCCGCTGGAGGTGACCGCGCCCACCGGGCCGGTGCGGCTGGCGTTCGACCCGGTCCGGCTGCGGCAGGTGGTGGACAACCTGCTCACCAACGCCGCGGTGCACACGCCGCCCGGGACGGCGGTGTCGCTGGCGGTGGCCGCCGAGCCGCGGTGGGCGGTGCTGCGGGTCGGCGACTCGGGGCCCGGCATCCCGGCCGCCGACCAGGCCCGGGTCTTCGACCGGTTCTACCGGGTGGACGACTCGCGGACGCGCGACCGGGGCGGCAGCGGGCTGGGGCTGGCGGTGGTGCACTCGCTGGTGGTGGCGCACGGCGGGACCGTGGTGCTGGACAGCCGGCCGGGCTCGACCACGTTCGAGGTGCGGCTCCCGCGCTGA
- a CDS encoding FMN-binding protein: MKRAVPVLLLTVAGLVPLWRFEPHHDTATVAAGDQEVEGSLIPTRYGDVQVAVAFEGDRIVSVRMLRQPDSAPTERAVPVLVEETLTAQSADVDTVSGATATSEAYAESLQAAIDAKG; the protein is encoded by the coding sequence GTGAAGAGAGCCGTTCCGGTGCTGCTGCTGACCGTGGCGGGCCTGGTGCCGCTGTGGCGCTTCGAGCCGCACCACGACACCGCGACCGTCGCCGCCGGTGACCAGGAGGTGGAGGGTTCCCTGATTCCCACTCGCTACGGCGACGTGCAGGTGGCCGTGGCGTTCGAGGGTGACCGGATCGTGTCGGTGCGGATGCTGCGGCAGCCCGACAGCGCGCCCACCGAGCGGGCCGTGCCCGTGCTGGTCGAGGAGACGCTGACCGCGCAGAGCGCCGACGTGGACACCGTCTCCGGCGCGACCGCCACCAGCGAGGCGTACGCGGAGTCCCTGCAGGCCGCGATCGACGCGAAGGGGTGA
- a CDS encoding FAD:protein FMN transferase — protein sequence MRRVEHVMGFPVSVDQRDGDPAAVDRAFAWLREVDARFSPFRPDSEVSRLDRGELDRVPADLAHVLELCAHYEEATGGAFSARRPGLDPCAVVKGWAVQRAADLLVAAGATRLVVNAGGDVVAVGGPWRVGVRHPGRADRLCAVLEVADRAVATSGRYERGDHVVDARTGEPVTDLLSLTVVAPTLTEADATATAAFALGVEGIGWAAARPGCEVFAVDAEGRVHRTPGLPLAA from the coding sequence GTGCGGCGCGTCGAGCACGTCATGGGCTTCCCGGTCTCGGTCGACCAGCGCGACGGCGACCCGGCCGCGGTGGACCGGGCCTTCGCGTGGCTGCGCGAGGTGGACGCCAGGTTCAGCCCGTTCCGGCCCGACAGCGAGGTGTCCAGGTTGGACCGGGGCGAGCTGGACCGGGTGCCCGCGGACCTGGCTCACGTGCTGGAGCTGTGCGCGCACTACGAGGAGGCCACCGGCGGCGCGTTCAGCGCCCGGCGGCCCGGCCTGGACCCGTGCGCGGTGGTCAAGGGCTGGGCCGTGCAGCGGGCGGCCGACCTGCTGGTCGCGGCGGGCGCCACCAGGCTGGTGGTCAACGCGGGCGGCGACGTGGTGGCGGTCGGTGGCCCGTGGCGGGTGGGCGTGCGGCACCCGGGGCGGGCGGACCGGCTCTGCGCGGTGCTGGAGGTCGCCGACCGGGCCGTGGCGACCTCGGGGCGGTACGAGCGGGGTGACCACGTCGTCGACGCCCGCACCGGGGAGCCGGTCACCGACCTGCTGAGCCTGACCGTGGTGGCGCCGACCCTCACCGAGGCGGACGCCACCGCGACGGCGGCGTTCGCGCTGGGGGTGGAGGGGATCGGGTGGGCCGCCGCGCGGCCGGGGTGCGAGGTGTTCGCGGTGGACGCGGAGGGGCGCGTGCACCGCACCCCCGGGCTGCCGCTGGCGGCCTGA
- the mgrA gene encoding L-glyceraldehyde 3-phosphate reductase yields MSYRPDEARYDDRMTYRRCGRSGLRLPAVSLGLWHNFGDDRPRELGRAIVRRAFDLGITHFDLANNYGPPYGSAEANFGRLLAGDLRPYRDELVISTKAGYDMWPGPYGEWGSRKYLLASLDQSLGRLGLDYVDIFYSHRFDPDTPLEETVGALVSAVRQGKALYVGVSSYSAAKTREAAELLRSAGVPLLIHQPSYSMLNRWVERELLDALGGLGTGCIAFSPLAQGMLTDKYLDGIPEGSRATQGKSLSPDLLSERNLAHVRALAAIAAERGQSLAQLALTWALRDERVTSVLVGASSVAQLEDNVAALDGPPLTDDELARIDEHAVESGIDLWAQSSNAG; encoded by the coding sequence GTGTCCTACCGACCGGATGAAGCGCGCTACGACGACCGGATGACCTACCGCCGCTGCGGGCGCAGCGGGCTCAGGCTGCCCGCCGTGTCGCTGGGCCTGTGGCACAACTTCGGCGACGACCGGCCGCGCGAGCTGGGTCGGGCGATCGTCCGCCGCGCCTTCGACCTGGGCATCACCCACTTCGACCTGGCCAACAACTACGGCCCGCCCTACGGCAGCGCCGAGGCCAACTTCGGCCGGCTGCTGGCCGGGGACCTGCGCCCGTACCGCGACGAGCTGGTGATCTCCACCAAGGCGGGCTACGACATGTGGCCCGGCCCGTACGGCGAGTGGGGCTCCCGCAAGTACCTGCTGGCCTCGCTCGACCAGTCGCTGGGGCGCCTGGGCCTGGACTACGTCGACATCTTCTACTCGCACCGGTTCGACCCGGACACGCCGCTGGAGGAGACGGTCGGCGCGCTGGTCAGCGCCGTGCGGCAGGGCAAGGCGCTCTACGTGGGCGTCTCCTCGTACTCCGCCGCCAAGACCCGCGAGGCGGCGGAGCTGCTGCGCTCGGCGGGCGTGCCGCTGCTGATCCACCAGCCCTCGTACTCGATGCTCAACCGGTGGGTCGAGCGGGAGCTGCTCGACGCCCTCGGCGGGCTGGGCACGGGCTGCATCGCGTTCTCCCCGCTCGCCCAGGGCATGCTCACCGACAAGTACCTGGACGGCATCCCCGAGGGCTCCCGCGCCACCCAGGGCAAGTCCCTGTCGCCCGACCTGCTCAGCGAGCGGAACCTGGCGCACGTGCGGGCCCTCGCCGCCATCGCGGCGGAGCGCGGGCAGTCCCTGGCGCAGCTGGCCCTGACCTGGGCGCTGCGCGACGAGCGGGTCACCTCGGTGCTGGTCGGCGCGAGCAGCGTGGCGCAGCTGGAGGACAACGTCGCCGCGCTCGACGGGCCGCCGCTCACCGACGACGAGCTGGCGCGCATCGACGAGCACGCGGTGGAGTCCGGCATCGACCTGTGGGCGCAGTCCTCCAACGCGGGGTGA
- a CDS encoding AfsR/SARP family transcriptional regulator, protein MTDRIRTGLEFGVLGPLQVLADGRPLVIGRKGMRGLLAMLVLEANRVVPIDEIVDSLWDEDPPATARTIVHGYVSRLRRMLEEADPAGSARILTTPPGYRLSVDPWRLDFHRARQLVSSARGKPAPIRAQLLRESLGLWRGPVLADVPGEPVTTDLEELRLAALEERIEAELELGRHLELVGELRQLVNEHPFRERLVGHMMRALYRSGQRADALDAYQRFHRRVVDELGIDPGPGLRVLHEQVLRDDPALDSPGPPEVVTVPPRPGVVVPAQLPAAASGFTGREEELAWLDRLCDARDLTTTTIAVVNGAPGIGKSELAVTWGHRRAGQFPDGLLFAPLHGFAPDRDPVAPAEVLARFLLALGVPADGVPRDLDDRVGLYRSVLAGRRVLVVLDDAWDPEHVRQLLPPGAGSVVLVTSRKRMESLVVSNGARMLTLDALSDEESVRLLDEVVGKPLSEQEPVAARMLAELCGNLPLALRIAAAKLVISPEWTVEALVAQLADDDARLRALDLADTGVGVARALAVSYRNLPPELAETFRAAGVVPGRWVSPHAVAAVCGTDLGTAAGRLADLADAHLLVEQWRGGFVLHDLVRLYAREVLEAEEADRALRRLVDHYLVACDHARRLVRPVADGLDFSGNPAAPRPATSAQALSWFDKEWPNIIAVVHAAAEAGLHRRVWQLVRLVHTYCVTRLVRREWQAVAEIGLASARVVGDRFGEVLVLHAMQDIDNRTGSLRGTLERAELAHAIALELGEARYVVMTLDKLALALVAEGRLEEALVRHREAVEIARRDVDPIGEATVLNNLAQTEQLLGQREKAAQHQFRAVELYHRVGDERAYAVAVNNLAELYAELGLLPEAEEHARQGVELARGGSMQFEEAFGRQVLGQVLAARGERVAAQAELAESLRLFVRLGSPRATLVRTALEALTTGI, encoded by the coding sequence ATGACCGACCGGATCAGGACAGGGCTGGAGTTCGGCGTCCTGGGGCCGTTGCAGGTCCTGGCCGACGGCCGGCCGCTCGTGATCGGTCGCAAGGGGATGCGCGGTCTGCTCGCCATGCTGGTGCTGGAGGCCAACCGGGTCGTCCCGATCGACGAGATCGTGGACAGCCTGTGGGACGAGGACCCGCCCGCCACCGCCCGGACCATCGTGCACGGCTACGTGTCGCGGCTGCGCCGGATGCTGGAGGAGGCCGACCCGGCGGGTTCGGCGCGCATCCTGACCACGCCGCCGGGCTACCGGCTGTCGGTCGACCCGTGGCGGCTGGACTTCCACCGGGCCCGGCAGCTCGTGTCGTCCGCGCGGGGCAAGCCGGCGCCGATCCGGGCCCAGCTGCTGCGCGAGTCGCTGGGGCTGTGGCGGGGGCCGGTGCTGGCGGACGTGCCCGGCGAGCCGGTCACCACGGACCTGGAGGAGCTGCGGCTGGCCGCGCTGGAGGAGCGCATCGAGGCCGAGCTGGAGCTGGGGCGGCACCTGGAGCTGGTGGGCGAGCTGCGGCAGCTCGTCAACGAGCACCCGTTCCGGGAGCGCCTGGTCGGGCACATGATGCGGGCGCTGTACCGGTCGGGGCAGCGGGCCGACGCGCTGGACGCCTACCAGCGGTTCCACCGCCGCGTGGTCGACGAGCTGGGCATCGACCCCGGGCCGGGGCTGCGGGTGCTGCACGAGCAGGTGCTGCGCGACGACCCGGCGCTGGACTCGCCCGGACCGCCCGAGGTGGTCACCGTGCCGCCGCGGCCGGGCGTGGTGGTGCCCGCGCAGCTCCCGGCGGCGGCCAGCGGGTTCACCGGCCGCGAGGAGGAGCTGGCCTGGCTGGACCGGCTGTGCGACGCGCGCGACCTGACCACGACGACGATCGCGGTGGTCAACGGCGCGCCGGGGATCGGCAAGAGCGAGCTGGCCGTCACCTGGGGGCACCGGCGCGCCGGGCAGTTCCCCGACGGGCTGCTGTTCGCCCCGCTGCACGGGTTCGCGCCCGACCGCGACCCGGTGGCGCCCGCGGAGGTGCTGGCCCGGTTCCTGCTGGCGCTGGGCGTGCCCGCGGACGGCGTGCCGCGCGACCTGGACGACCGGGTGGGGCTGTACCGGTCGGTGCTGGCCGGGCGGCGGGTGCTGGTCGTGCTCGACGACGCGTGGGACCCCGAGCACGTGCGGCAGCTCCTGCCGCCGGGCGCCGGGTCGGTGGTGCTGGTGACCAGCCGCAAGCGGATGGAGTCGCTGGTGGTCAGCAACGGCGCGCGGATGCTGACGCTGGACGCGCTGTCCGACGAGGAGTCGGTGCGGCTGCTCGACGAGGTGGTCGGCAAGCCGCTGTCGGAGCAGGAGCCGGTGGCCGCGCGGATGCTGGCCGAGCTGTGCGGGAACCTGCCGCTGGCGCTGCGGATCGCCGCGGCCAAGCTGGTGATCAGTCCGGAGTGGACGGTGGAGGCGCTGGTGGCGCAGCTCGCCGACGACGACGCGCGGCTGCGCGCGCTGGACCTGGCCGACACCGGCGTGGGGGTGGCGCGGGCGCTGGCCGTGTCGTACCGGAACCTGCCGCCGGAGCTGGCGGAGACCTTCCGCGCCGCCGGCGTGGTGCCCGGCCGGTGGGTGAGCCCGCACGCCGTGGCCGCGGTGTGCGGCACGGACCTGGGCACCGCCGCCGGGCGGCTGGCGGACCTGGCCGACGCGCACCTGCTGGTCGAGCAGTGGCGGGGCGGGTTCGTGCTGCACGACCTCGTGCGGCTCTACGCGCGCGAGGTGCTGGAGGCGGAGGAGGCCGACCGGGCGCTGCGCCGGCTGGTCGACCACTACCTGGTCGCGTGCGACCACGCGCGGCGGCTCGTCCGGCCGGTGGCCGACGGCCTGGACTTCTCCGGGAACCCGGCCGCGCCCCGGCCCGCCACGTCGGCGCAGGCGCTGTCCTGGTTCGACAAGGAGTGGCCGAACATCATCGCGGTGGTGCACGCGGCGGCCGAGGCGGGGCTGCACCGGCGGGTCTGGCAGCTCGTGCGGCTGGTGCACACCTACTGCGTGACGCGGCTGGTGCGGCGGGAGTGGCAGGCGGTCGCCGAGATCGGGCTGGCCTCGGCCCGGGTGGTCGGCGACCGGTTCGGCGAGGTGCTGGTGCTGCACGCCATGCAGGACATCGACAACCGCACCGGGTCGCTGCGGGGCACGCTGGAGCGGGCCGAGCTGGCCCACGCGATCGCGCTGGAGCTGGGCGAGGCGCGCTACGTGGTGATGACGCTGGACAAGCTGGCGCTGGCGCTGGTCGCGGAGGGGCGGCTGGAGGAGGCGCTGGTGCGGCACCGGGAGGCCGTCGAGATCGCCAGGCGCGACGTCGACCCGATCGGCGAGGCGACCGTGCTCAACAACCTGGCCCAGACCGAGCAGCTGCTGGGGCAGCGGGAGAAGGCGGCGCAGCACCAGTTCCGGGCGGTGGAGCTGTACCACCGGGTCGGTGACGAGCGGGCCTACGCGGTGGCGGTGAACAACCTCGCCGAGCTGTACGCCGAGCTGGGGCTGCTGCCCGAGGCCGAGGAGCACGCCCGGCAGGGCGTCGAGCTGGCCCGCGGCGGGTCGATGCAGTTCGAGGAGGCGTTCGGGCGGCAGGTGCTGGGTCAGGTGCTGGCCGCCCGGGGCGAGCGGGTGGCGGCGCAAGCGGAGCTCGCGGAATCGCTTCGGCTGTTCGTACGCCTGGGGTCGCCGCGGGCGACGTTGGTCCGAACGGCCCTTGAAGCGTTGACCACCGGGATTTAG